From one Nonomuraea polychroma genomic stretch:
- a CDS encoding non-reducing end alpha-L-arabinofuranosidase family hydrolase: MQLNRPRSWIVAAAAAAMVVLALLTAPTAQAAPGCRVEYTVTNQWSNGFGTNVSVTNLGDPLTSWRLTWSFTAGQTITQLWNGTVSQSGAQVAVSNAGYNGSLATGASTSFGFNGTWNGSANPVPADFALNGTACTGGSTPTATPTVTPTGGTGTLPSSFRWSSTGALIGPKPDASHANIAAVKDPSVVYHNGRWHVFASTASSAGYNLVYMNFTDWGQAGAAQHHYLDQSAIGTGYRAAPQVFYFAPQNRWYLVYQTGNASYSTTTDISNPRSWSAPQHFYSSMPDIIRQNIGSGYWVDMWVICDTAKCYLFSSDDNGHLYRSETTVANFPNGFTNTQIVLQDSNKYRLWEASNIYKVKGTNQYLLLVEAIGSDGKRYFRSWTSTSIGGTWTPLADTESNPFARSNNVTFTGTAWTRDISHGEMIRDSNDQTLTISPCQMRYLYQGMDPNASGEYNALPWRLALLTQTNSTC, encoded by the coding sequence GTGCAACTCAACCGCCCTCGGTCCTGGATCGTCGCGGCGGCCGCCGCCGCGATGGTCGTCCTCGCCTTACTCACCGCCCCCACCGCGCAGGCCGCGCCCGGCTGCCGCGTGGAGTACACGGTGACCAACCAATGGTCGAATGGTTTCGGCACGAATGTTAGCGTTACCAATCTCGGGGATCCGCTCACCAGCTGGCGGCTGACCTGGTCGTTCACCGCCGGGCAGACGATCACGCAGCTGTGGAACGGCACCGTCTCGCAGTCCGGGGCCCAGGTCGCCGTCTCCAACGCCGGCTACAACGGCTCGCTCGCCACCGGGGCGAGCACGTCGTTCGGCTTCAACGGCACGTGGAACGGCTCCGCCAACCCGGTGCCGGCGGACTTCGCGCTCAACGGCACCGCCTGCACCGGCGGCAGCACGCCGACCGCGACGCCGACGGTCACGCCCACGGGCGGCACCGGCACGCTGCCGAGCAGCTTCCGCTGGAGCTCCACCGGCGCGCTGATCGGCCCCAAGCCCGACGCCTCCCACGCCAACATCGCGGCGGTCAAGGACCCGTCGGTCGTCTACCACAACGGCCGCTGGCACGTCTTCGCCAGCACCGCCAGCAGCGCCGGCTACAACCTGGTCTACATGAACTTCACCGACTGGGGCCAGGCCGGTGCCGCGCAGCACCACTATCTGGACCAGAGCGCGATCGGCACCGGTTATCGGGCCGCGCCGCAGGTGTTCTACTTCGCGCCGCAGAACAGGTGGTACCTGGTCTACCAGACGGGCAACGCGTCGTACTCGACCACGACCGACATCTCCAACCCGCGGTCCTGGAGCGCGCCGCAGCACTTCTACTCGAGCATGCCGGACATCATCCGGCAGAACATCGGCTCCGGTTACTGGGTCGACATGTGGGTCATCTGCGACACCGCCAAGTGCTACCTGTTCTCCTCCGACGACAACGGTCACCTCTACCGCTCGGAGACGACGGTGGCGAACTTCCCCAACGGCTTCACCAACACGCAGATCGTCCTGCAGGACTCCAACAAGTACCGGCTGTGGGAGGCCAGCAACATCTACAAGGTCAAGGGCACGAACCAGTACCTGCTGCTGGTGGAGGCCATCGGCTCCGACGGCAAGCGGTATTTCCGCTCCTGGACCTCGACCAGCATCGGCGGCACGTGGACGCCGCTGGCCGACACCGAGAGCAACCCGTTCGCCCGCTCGAACAACGTCACCTTCACCGGCACGGCATGGACCAGGGACATCAGCCACGGCGAGATGATCCGCGACAGCAACGACCAGACGCTGACCATCAGCCCGTGCCAGATGCGCTACCTCTACCAGGGCATGGATCCGAACGCGAGCGGCGAGTACAACGCGTTGCCGTGGAGGCTGGCGCTGCTCACGCAGACGAACTCCACCTGCTGA